A stretch of the Serratia marcescens genome encodes the following:
- the mdtI gene encoding multidrug/spermidine efflux SMR transporter subunit MdtI produces the protein MQQFELYHIGFLGLAIVLEIIANIFLKMSDGFRKVWLGLLSLLSVLGAFSALAQAVKGIDLSIAYALWGGFGIAATIAAGWIMFGQRLNAKGWIGLALLLTGMVILKLS, from the coding sequence ATGCAACAGTTTGAGTTGTACCACATTGGGTTCCTGGGACTGGCGATCGTGCTGGAAATTATCGCCAACATCTTCCTGAAGATGTCGGACGGCTTCCGTAAAGTTTGGCTGGGGCTGTTGTCGCTGCTGTCGGTGCTCGGCGCGTTCAGCGCCCTGGCACAGGCGGTGAAGGGCATCGATCTGTCGATCGCTTATGCACTGTGGGGCGGTTTCGGTATCGCCGCCACCATCGCCGCAGGCTGGATCATGTTCGGCCAGCGGCTGAACGCCAAAGGCTGGATTGGCCTGGCGCTGCTGCTGACGGGGATGGTGATCCTCAAACTGTCCTGA
- a CDS encoding RidA family protein, giving the protein MNIERIDPDQRWSEAVVHNETVYYTSVPENLDDDATAQTANALAAIDVLLARVGSDKSRILDATIFLANSADFAAMNAAWDAWVVAGSAPVRCTVQAQLMNPKYKVEIKIIAAL; this is encoded by the coding sequence ATGAATATCGAAAGAATTGATCCCGATCAGCGCTGGTCCGAAGCCGTAGTGCACAACGAGACCGTTTACTACACCAGCGTGCCGGAAAACCTGGATGACGACGCGACCGCGCAGACCGCCAACGCCCTCGCCGCCATCGACGTCCTGCTGGCGCGTGTCGGTTCGGATAAAAGCCGTATTCTGGATGCCACCATTTTCCTGGCCAACAGCGCCGACTTCGCCGCGATGAACGCCGCCTGGGACGCCTGGGTGGTCGCCGGCAGCGCGCCGGTGCGCTGCACCGTGCAGGCGCAGTTGATGAATCCGAAGTACAAGGTGGAAATCAAAATCATCGCCGCGCTGTAA
- a CDS encoding bifunctional 4-hydroxy-2-oxoglutarate aldolase/2-dehydro-3-deoxy-phosphogluconate aldolase, whose amino-acid sequence MKNWKTSAKQILTAGPVVPVIVINKLEQAVPLAKALVAGGVRVLEVTLRTACGLEAIRAIAKEVPEAIIGAGTVINPQQLREVTEAGAQFAISPGLTEALLQAATAGPIPLIPGISTVSELMQGMDHGLREFKFFPAEANGGVKALQAIGGPFPQVRFCPTGGITPNNYRDYLALKSVLCIGGSWLVPADALESGDYARITELARSAVSGAAL is encoded by the coding sequence ATGAAAAACTGGAAAACCAGCGCCAAGCAGATCCTGACGGCGGGACCGGTGGTGCCTGTTATCGTGATCAACAAGCTGGAGCAGGCGGTGCCGCTGGCGAAAGCGCTGGTTGCCGGCGGCGTGCGGGTATTGGAGGTGACGCTGCGCACCGCCTGCGGGCTGGAGGCTATCCGCGCTATCGCCAAAGAGGTGCCGGAGGCCATTATCGGCGCCGGTACGGTGATCAATCCGCAGCAGCTGCGGGAGGTGACCGAGGCGGGGGCGCAGTTCGCCATCAGCCCGGGGCTGACCGAAGCCTTGCTGCAGGCGGCGACGGCGGGGCCAATCCCGCTGATCCCGGGCATCAGCACCGTTTCGGAGCTGATGCAGGGTATGGATCACGGCCTGCGCGAATTCAAATTCTTCCCGGCGGAAGCCAACGGCGGCGTGAAGGCACTGCAAGCGATCGGCGGCCCGTTCCCGCAGGTGCGTTTTTGCCCGACCGGCGGCATTACGCCGAACAACTACCGCGACTATCTGGCGCTGAAAAGCGTGCTTTGTATCGGCGGTTCCTGGCTGGTGCCGGCGGATGCGCTCGAAAGCGGCGACTATGCGCGCATCACTGAACTGGCGCGCAGCGCCGTCAGCGGCGCCGCGTTGTAA
- the mdtJ gene encoding multidrug/spermidine efflux SMR transporter subunit MdtJ, which translates to MIYWIFLGLAIMTEIIGTLSMKYASVNGGMIGHIVMYVMITASYVLLSVAVKRVALGVAYALWEGIGILFITLFSVLWFDEPISALKVLGLATLIAGIMLVKSGTRKERKQVSPRGDNHATV; encoded by the coding sequence ATGATTTATTGGATCTTTTTAGGCTTGGCCATCATGACCGAAATCATCGGCACCTTGTCGATGAAATACGCCAGCGTCAATGGCGGCATGATCGGGCACATCGTGATGTACGTGATGATCACCGCGTCTTATGTGTTGCTGTCGGTGGCGGTAAAACGCGTGGCGCTGGGCGTAGCTTATGCGCTGTGGGAAGGCATCGGCATTCTGTTCATTACCCTGTTCAGCGTGCTGTGGTTCGACGAGCCGATCTCGGCGCTGAAGGTGCTGGGCCTGGCGACGCTGATCGCCGGCATCATGCTGGTGAAATCCGGCACCCGCAAAGAGCGAAAACAGGTCAGCCCGCGAGGTGACAACCATGCAACAGTTTGA